One genomic segment of Mycolicibacterium psychrotolerans includes these proteins:
- a CDS encoding BCCT family transporter, giving the protein MTTGVAGGADKTDTGPIPVAHPVLDVPVEEQNITRSRGIDWAVFGVTAVIALAFLVWGFLSTDTLADASSAALTWVMNNTGWLFVLTSTGFVVFVLYLALGRYGTIPLGRDDEEPEFNGISWVAMMFSAGMGIGLMFFGVAEPLSHFATPPPGTGAEGNPEAVQNAMATTLFHWTLHPWAIYAVVGLAIAYGVYRKGRLQLISSAFEPLLGSWANGSWGKVIDMLAIFATLFGSAASLGLGALQIRSGLQIVAGIGETGNAILIVIITVLTVCFVLSAVSGVARGIQWLSNTNMVLALALALFVFVVGPTVFILNLLPTALGSYFADLNMMSARTGAEGDDVNTWLQSWTIFYWAWWVSWTPFVGMFIARISRGRTIRQFVAGVLVVPSLVSLVWFAIFGGSAINVQQSGTDLAGEGGVERQLFTLLDQYPIATIASVVVMILVAIFFVSGADAASIVMGSLSQKGTIHPSRGTVVFWGVATGAVAAVMLLVGGKDALNGLQTITIIAALPFLLVMVAMAVALLKDLRRDPKILRREYAAEAVNSAVVAGVTQHGDDFIISVEKDPNCEERGGAQREETG; this is encoded by the coding sequence ATGACGACCGGCGTCGCAGGCGGCGCGGACAAGACCGACACCGGCCCGATCCCGGTTGCCCACCCCGTGCTCGACGTGCCCGTCGAAGAGCAGAACATCACCCGGTCCCGCGGCATCGACTGGGCCGTCTTCGGCGTCACCGCGGTGATCGCGCTCGCGTTCCTGGTGTGGGGCTTCCTGAGCACCGACACGCTGGCCGACGCGTCGTCGGCCGCGCTGACGTGGGTGATGAACAACACCGGATGGCTGTTCGTGCTCACCAGCACCGGCTTCGTCGTCTTCGTGCTCTACCTGGCGCTCGGGCGTTACGGCACCATCCCACTGGGCCGCGACGACGAGGAGCCCGAGTTCAACGGCATCTCCTGGGTGGCGATGATGTTCAGCGCCGGCATGGGCATCGGGCTGATGTTCTTCGGCGTCGCGGAACCGTTGTCGCACTTCGCCACACCGCCGCCGGGCACCGGTGCCGAGGGCAATCCCGAAGCTGTGCAGAACGCCATGGCCACCACGCTGTTCCACTGGACGCTGCACCCGTGGGCGATCTACGCCGTCGTCGGACTGGCCATCGCCTACGGCGTGTACCGCAAAGGCCGGCTGCAGTTGATCAGCTCGGCGTTCGAGCCGCTGCTCGGGTCATGGGCCAACGGATCGTGGGGCAAGGTCATCGACATGCTCGCGATCTTCGCGACGCTGTTCGGCTCGGCCGCGTCACTGGGCTTGGGCGCCTTGCAGATTCGCAGCGGCCTGCAGATCGTCGCGGGCATCGGAGAGACCGGTAACGCGATCCTGATCGTCATCATCACGGTGCTCACCGTGTGCTTCGTACTCTCGGCGGTGTCGGGCGTCGCGCGCGGCATCCAGTGGCTGTCGAACACTAACATGGTGCTCGCCCTGGCCTTGGCACTGTTCGTGTTTGTCGTCGGCCCAACGGTTTTCATCCTCAACCTGCTGCCGACCGCACTGGGCAGTTACTTCGCGGACCTGAACATGATGTCGGCGCGCACCGGCGCCGAAGGCGACGACGTCAACACCTGGCTGCAGTCCTGGACGATCTTCTACTGGGCGTGGTGGGTGTCGTGGACGCCGTTCGTCGGCATGTTCATCGCGCGAATCTCGCGCGGCCGCACCATCCGTCAATTCGTGGCCGGGGTGCTGGTGGTGCCCAGCCTGGTGTCGCTGGTGTGGTTCGCGATCTTCGGCGGGTCGGCCATCAACGTGCAGCAGAGCGGAACCGATCTGGCCGGCGAGGGCGGGGTGGAACGGCAGCTGTTCACCCTGCTCGACCAGTACCCGATCGCCACGATCGCCAGCGTGGTGGTGATGATCCTGGTGGCGATCTTCTTCGTCTCCGGGGCCGACGCGGCGTCGATCGTGATGGGCTCGCTGTCGCAGAAGGGCACGATCCATCCCAGCCGGGGCACCGTCGTGTTCTGGGGAGTGGCCACCGGTGCGGTCGCGGCGGTCATGCTGCTCGTGGGCGGGAAAGATGCGCTGAACGGGCTGCAGACCATCACGATCATCGCGGCGCTGCCGTTCCTGCTGGTGATGGTCGCGATGGCGGTGGCGCTGCTCAAGGATCTGCGTCGGGATCCCAAGATCCTGCGCCGCGAGTACGCTGCGGAGGCCGTCAACAGCGCGGTCGTCGCCGGCGTCACCCAGCACGGTGACGACTTCATCATCTCGGTCGAAAAGGACCCGAATTGCGAGGAGCGCGGTGGCGCACAGCGAGAAGAAACCGGCTGA
- a CDS encoding WS/DGAT/MGAT family O-acyltransferase, with product MVTRLSASDASFFRLENSATPMYVGSLQILRKPRNGLSYETLLATVEHRLPQIPRYRQKVREVSYGLARPVWIDDRDFDITYHIRRSALPSPGSDAQLHELIARLAARPLDKSRPLWEMYLVEGLERNRIAIYTKSHQALVNGMSALEIDHVIADRTAKQPQFDEDIWIPAREPSDRKLLLGALGEWIARPTQQAGAVRSALTEAVTNTGQLVDLGRRAADVARIVARGTAPNSPLNTTVSRNRRFSVASAALEDFRMIRARYDCDVNDVVLAVVAGALRNWLLSRGEPVTATTTVRAMAPMSVYADTETDSAGPGQAIGEVAPFLVDLPVGEANAVVRLSQIAHATETHPTAASLVDARTIITLSGFAPPTLHAMGIRVATSFSARQFNLLITNAPGAQKQMYIAGTKLLETYSVPPLLHNQALAIGVTSYNGTVYFGINADRDAMSDVDMLPSLMREALDELLEAAR from the coding sequence ATGGTGACCAGGTTGTCGGCGTCCGACGCGTCGTTCTTCCGGCTGGAGAACTCCGCCACCCCGATGTACGTCGGTTCGCTGCAGATCCTTCGCAAGCCTCGCAACGGGTTGAGCTACGAGACGCTGCTGGCGACCGTCGAACACCGACTCCCGCAGATCCCGCGCTACCGGCAGAAGGTGCGCGAAGTGAGTTACGGCCTGGCCCGGCCCGTCTGGATCGACGACCGCGACTTCGACATCACCTACCACATCCGGCGCTCCGCCCTGCCGTCCCCGGGCAGCGACGCCCAACTGCACGAGCTGATCGCCCGGCTGGCCGCCCGCCCGCTCGACAAGTCGCGGCCGCTGTGGGAGATGTACCTGGTCGAGGGCCTGGAGCGCAACCGCATCGCGATCTACACCAAATCGCACCAGGCCCTGGTCAACGGCATGAGCGCGCTGGAGATCGACCACGTGATCGCCGACCGCACCGCCAAGCAGCCGCAGTTCGACGAGGACATCTGGATCCCGGCGCGCGAGCCAAGCGACCGCAAGCTGCTGCTCGGCGCGCTCGGGGAGTGGATCGCCCGGCCCACGCAGCAGGCAGGCGCGGTGCGCTCGGCGCTGACCGAGGCCGTGACCAACACCGGCCAGCTCGTCGACCTGGGCCGGCGCGCGGCCGACGTCGCCCGCATCGTCGCGCGCGGCACCGCGCCGAACAGCCCGCTGAACACCACGGTGTCGCGCAACCGGCGGTTCTCGGTGGCCTCGGCCGCCTTGGAGGACTTCCGGATGATCCGGGCCCGCTACGACTGCGACGTGAACGACGTGGTGCTCGCGGTGGTCGCCGGCGCCCTGCGGAACTGGCTGCTGTCCCGCGGCGAGCCCGTGACGGCCACGACGACAGTGCGCGCGATGGCGCCGATGTCGGTGTACGCGGACACCGAGACCGACTCGGCCGGCCCGGGCCAGGCGATCGGCGAGGTCGCGCCGTTCCTGGTGGACCTGCCGGTGGGGGAGGCCAACGCCGTCGTGCGGCTCTCCCAGATCGCGCACGCCACCGAGACGCACCCGACCGCCGCCAGCCTGGTCGACGCCCGCACCATCATCACGCTGTCCGGTTTCGCACCGCCGACGCTGCACGCGATGGGCATCCGGGTGGCCACCAGCTTCTCCGCGCGGCAGTTCAACCTGTTGATCACCAACGCCCCGGGTGCCCAGAAACAGATGTACATCGCCGGGACCAAGCTGCTCGAGACCTACTCGGTGCCACCGCTGCTGCACAACCAGGCGCTGGCCATCGGCGTGACGTCCTACAACGGCACGGTGTACTTCGGCATCAACGCCGACCGCGACGCGATGAGCGACGTCGACATGCTGCCCAGCTTGATGCGCGAAGCGCTCGACGAACTGCTCGAGGCCGCCCGGTAA
- a CDS encoding Rv3235 family protein, with product MPASPLAPAAWTTSPVIDCEPVPHPLGQPCPTPSGSALHRVRPHRPAPREAPPPKSATVFAETALRQVMEVIDRRRPIAQLRPLMTPVLVDRVLARARAARSGSATLHRVRVRAVDTGAGEVTAAEVFASFSRSGRVHAVAARIERYRDHWRMVALQIG from the coding sequence ATGCCCGCATCACCCCTCGCTCCCGCCGCCTGGACCACTTCGCCGGTGATCGACTGCGAGCCCGTCCCCCACCCGCTGGGCCAGCCGTGCCCGACGCCGTCGGGGTCGGCTCTGCACCGGGTCCGCCCGCACCGGCCAGCGCCGCGGGAGGCACCGCCCCCGAAGTCGGCGACGGTGTTCGCCGAGACCGCGCTGCGCCAGGTGATGGAGGTCATCGACCGGCGCCGGCCCATCGCACAGTTGCGTCCGCTGATGACCCCGGTTCTGGTGGATCGCGTGCTGGCCCGCGCGCGGGCCGCGCGCAGCGGCAGCGCCACGCTGCACCGGGTGCGGGTGCGCGCGGTGGACACCGGGGCTGGTGAGGTCACCGCGGCCGAGGTGTTCGCGTCGTTCAGCAGGTCCGGGCGCGTCCATGCGGTCGCGGCGCGCATCGAGCGCTACCGCGACCACTGGCGCATGGTCGCGCTGCAGATCGGCTAG
- the secA gene encoding preprotein translocase subunit SecA translates to MLSKLLRLGEGRMVKRLKGVADYVNTLSDDVEKLSDADLRAKTAAFKARVADGEDLDDLLPEAFAVAREAAWRVLNQRHFDVQVMGGAALHFGNVAEMKTGEGKTLTAVLPAYLNALAGKGVHIVTVNDYLAKRDAEQMGRVHRFLGLDVGVILSQLSPEERRAAYGADITYGTNVEFGFDYLRDNMALRLEDCVQRGHSYAIVDEVDSILIDEARTPLIISGPVDGGSNWYTEFARLAPLMEKDVHYEVDIKKRTVGVHEVGVAFVEDQLGIENLYEAANSPLVSYLNNALKAKELFERDKHYIVRNGEVLIVDEFTGRMLVGRRYNEGLHQAIEAKEQVEIKAENQTVATVTLQNYFRMYDKLAGMTGTAETEAAELHEIYKLGVVTIPTNKPMIRTDQSDLIYKTEEAKFIAVVDDVAERYEKGQPVLIGTTSVERSEFLSRQFEKRRIPHNVLNAKYHEQEAGIIAEAGRLGAITVATNMAGRGTDIVLGGNVDYLLDRRLRQRGLDPVETPDEYEEAWHEELPAMKAQVAAEGKDVVAAGGLYVLGTERHESRRIDNQLRGRSGRQGDPGESRFYLSLADELMRRFNGATLETLLTRLNLPEDVPIEAKMVSRAIKSAQTQVEQQNFDIRKEVLKYDEVMNQQRKVIYAERRRILEGENLAEQAHTMLIDVITAYVDGATAEGYSEDWDLEKLWESLRQLYPVGIDHNDLIDSDAVGEPGELTRKELLDALTADAERAYAEREAEIEALAGEGAMRQLERNVLLNVLDRKWREHLYEMDYLREGIGLRGLAQQRPEVEYAREGYDMFIGMLDGMKEESVGFLFNVQVEAAPAPAVAPVAAPPGLSDFAAAAAAAQEQGAVATKERPPALRAKGIGDDDEQQSLIYSGPSEDGSAEVKRSGAGGGNGNGNKPAGGGTRRERREAARAQKAGRHARRR, encoded by the coding sequence GTGCTCTCGAAGTTGCTCCGTCTCGGCGAAGGCCGCATGGTCAAGCGCCTCAAGGGGGTGGCTGACTACGTCAACACCCTGTCCGACGACGTCGAGAAGCTCTCCGACGCCGATTTGCGGGCCAAGACCGCCGCCTTCAAGGCGCGGGTCGCCGACGGCGAGGACCTCGACGACCTGCTCCCCGAGGCGTTCGCCGTCGCCCGCGAGGCGGCCTGGCGGGTGCTCAACCAGCGCCACTTCGACGTCCAGGTGATGGGCGGGGCCGCCCTGCACTTCGGCAACGTCGCCGAGATGAAGACCGGTGAAGGCAAGACCCTGACCGCCGTGCTGCCGGCCTACCTCAACGCGCTGGCCGGCAAGGGCGTGCACATCGTCACGGTCAACGACTACCTGGCCAAGCGCGACGCCGAGCAGATGGGCCGTGTGCACCGCTTCCTCGGTCTCGACGTCGGGGTGATCCTGTCCCAGCTCAGCCCCGAGGAGCGGCGTGCCGCGTACGGCGCCGACATCACCTACGGCACCAACGTCGAGTTCGGCTTCGACTACCTGCGCGACAACATGGCGCTGCGGCTCGAGGACTGTGTGCAGCGCGGCCACAGCTACGCCATCGTCGACGAGGTCGACTCGATCCTCATCGACGAGGCCCGCACGCCGCTGATCATCTCGGGGCCCGTCGATGGCGGTTCGAACTGGTACACCGAGTTCGCCCGGCTGGCGCCGCTGATGGAGAAGGACGTCCACTACGAGGTCGACATCAAGAAGCGCACCGTCGGTGTGCACGAAGTCGGCGTGGCGTTCGTCGAGGACCAGCTCGGCATCGAGAACCTCTACGAAGCGGCCAACTCGCCGCTGGTGAGCTACCTGAACAACGCGCTGAAGGCCAAGGAGCTCTTCGAGCGCGACAAGCACTACATCGTGCGCAACGGCGAAGTGCTGATCGTCGACGAGTTCACCGGCCGCATGCTGGTGGGCCGCCGCTACAACGAGGGCCTGCACCAGGCCATCGAGGCCAAGGAACAGGTCGAGATCAAGGCGGAGAACCAGACCGTCGCGACCGTGACGTTGCAGAACTACTTCCGCATGTACGACAAGCTCGCGGGCATGACCGGCACCGCCGAGACCGAGGCCGCGGAGCTGCACGAGATCTACAAGCTCGGCGTGGTGACCATCCCCACCAACAAGCCGATGATCCGGACCGACCAGTCCGACCTGATCTACAAGACCGAGGAGGCCAAGTTCATCGCGGTCGTCGACGACGTCGCCGAGCGCTATGAGAAGGGCCAGCCGGTGCTGATCGGCACGACGAGCGTCGAGCGCTCGGAGTTCCTGTCGCGCCAGTTCGAGAAGCGCCGCATCCCGCACAACGTGCTCAACGCCAAGTACCACGAGCAGGAGGCCGGCATCATCGCCGAGGCCGGCCGGCTCGGCGCGATCACCGTGGCCACCAACATGGCCGGCCGCGGCACCGACATCGTGCTCGGCGGCAACGTGGACTACCTGCTGGACCGGCGGCTGCGCCAGCGCGGGCTCGATCCCGTCGAGACTCCCGACGAGTACGAGGAGGCGTGGCACGAGGAGCTGCCCGCGATGAAGGCTCAGGTCGCGGCCGAGGGCAAGGATGTCGTCGCGGCGGGCGGGCTCTACGTGCTCGGCACCGAACGCCACGAATCGCGCCGTATCGACAACCAGCTGCGCGGCCGCTCGGGCCGCCAGGGCGACCCGGGTGAGTCCCGCTTCTACCTGTCGCTGGCCGACGAGCTGATGCGCCGCTTCAACGGCGCGACGCTGGAGACGCTGCTGACCCGGCTGAACCTGCCCGAGGACGTGCCGATCGAGGCCAAGATGGTCTCCCGCGCGATCAAGAGCGCGCAGACGCAGGTCGAGCAGCAGAACTTCGACATCCGCAAGGAAGTCCTCAAGTACGACGAGGTGATGAACCAGCAGCGCAAGGTCATCTACGCCGAGCGCCGCCGGATCCTCGAAGGCGAAAACCTCGCCGAGCAGGCGCACACGATGCTGATCGACGTGATCACCGCCTACGTCGACGGTGCGACCGCCGAGGGCTACTCCGAAGACTGGGATCTGGAGAAGTTGTGGGAGAGCCTGCGCCAGCTCTACCCGGTCGGCATCGACCACAACGACCTGATCGACTCCGACGCCGTCGGCGAGCCCGGTGAGCTGACCCGCAAGGAACTGCTCGACGCGCTGACCGCGGACGCCGAGCGCGCCTACGCCGAACGGGAAGCCGAGATCGAGGCGCTGGCCGGCGAGGGCGCGATGCGTCAGCTGGAACGCAACGTGCTGCTCAACGTGCTGGACCGCAAGTGGCGCGAGCACCTCTACGAGATGGACTACCTGCGGGAGGGCATCGGCCTGCGCGGGCTTGCCCAGCAGCGCCCGGAGGTCGAGTACGCCCGCGAGGGGTACGACATGTTCATCGGCATGCTCGACGGCATGAAGGAGGAGTCGGTCGGCTTCCTGTTCAACGTGCAGGTCGAAGCGGCTCCGGCCCCCGCGGTCGCGCCCGTCGCGGCACCGCCCGGGCTCTCCGACTTCGCCGCCGCGGCCGCCGCCGCGCAGGAGCAGGGTGCCGTGGCCACCAAGGAGCGGCCGCCGGCGTTGCGCGCCAAGGGAATCGGCGACGACGACGAGCAGCAGTCGCTGATCTACTCGGGACCGTCGGAGGACGGCTCGGCGGAGGTCAAGCGCTCGGGCGCCGGCGGAGGCAACGGCAACGGCAACAAGCCCGCGGGCGGCGGCACCCGCCGCGAGCGTCGCGAGGCCGCCCGTGCGCAGAAGGCCGGCCGGCACGCGCGTCGCCGCTAG
- the hpf gene encoding ribosome hibernation-promoting factor, HPF/YfiA family — translation MSVNSADSDNTMVMDPDASGPSDVTSHAEVVVKGRNVEVPDHFRVFVAEKLSRLERFDRTIYLFDVELDHEKNRRQRKNCQHVEITAKGRGPVVRGEACADSFYAAFEAAVSKLEARLRKSKDRRKIHYGDKRPESLHEATAPDRLDAAFALPTETAVATDGAVVDDHEPGRIVRTKEHQATPMTVDDALYEMELVGHDFFLFHDKESDKPCVVYRRHAYDYGLIRLA, via the coding sequence ATGTCAGTAAATTCCGCGGACTCCGACAACACGATGGTGATGGATCCCGACGCCTCGGGCCCCTCCGACGTCACTTCACACGCCGAAGTGGTGGTGAAGGGTCGCAACGTCGAAGTTCCCGACCACTTCCGCGTCTTCGTCGCCGAGAAGTTGTCGCGCCTGGAACGATTCGACCGCACCATCTACCTCTTCGACGTCGAACTCGATCACGAGAAGAACCGACGTCAACGCAAGAACTGTCAACATGTCGAGATCACGGCGAAGGGCCGCGGACCGGTCGTTCGCGGCGAAGCCTGCGCAGACAGCTTCTACGCCGCCTTCGAAGCCGCGGTCAGCAAACTCGAGGCCCGGCTGCGCAAGAGCAAGGACCGCCGCAAGATCCACTACGGCGACAAGCGGCCGGAGTCGCTGCACGAAGCCACCGCGCCTGACCGCCTCGACGCCGCGTTCGCGCTGCCGACCGAGACCGCCGTCGCGACCGACGGCGCCGTCGTCGACGACCACGAACCCGGGCGCATCGTGCGCACCAAGGAACACCAGGCCACCCCGATGACCGTCGACGACGCGCTCTACGAGATGGAGCTCGTCGGGCACGACTTCTTCCTGTTCCACGACAAGGAGAGCGACAAGCCCTGCGTCGTGTACCGGCGCCACGCCTACGACTACGGGCTGATCCGGCTCGCCTAG
- a CDS encoding ComF family protein, producing MLDLVLPLQCGGCGAPATAWCPACAQEMSVQPDEPHLITPRLDPGVPVLSLGRYAGARRQAIVALKERGRSDLLDPLGDALRAALDHMLTWGVLDPPLTLVPAPTRGSSARRRGGDPVTGLARRAARDLPGLTVVPALRTKTFTRDSVGLSSADRQANIAGRIRLVRAVSGAVVLVDDIVTTGATAAESVRVLQTRGADVAAVVAVAHA from the coding sequence GTGCTCGATCTGGTCCTCCCTCTGCAGTGCGGCGGCTGTGGCGCCCCCGCCACCGCGTGGTGCCCGGCGTGCGCGCAGGAAATGAGCGTCCAACCCGACGAGCCGCACCTCATCACCCCGCGGCTGGACCCAGGCGTGCCGGTGCTCTCGCTCGGCCGGTACGCCGGAGCGCGACGGCAGGCCATCGTCGCCCTCAAGGAGCGTGGCCGCAGCGACCTGCTCGATCCGCTGGGCGACGCCTTGCGTGCCGCGCTCGATCACATGCTCACCTGGGGGGTACTCGACCCACCGTTGACCCTGGTGCCCGCACCCACCCGCGGCTCGTCCGCACGCCGCCGCGGCGGCGACCCGGTGACCGGCCTGGCCCGCCGCGCCGCCCGCGACCTGCCCGGGCTGACCGTCGTGCCGGCCCTGCGAACGAAGACCTTCACCCGTGACTCCGTCGGGCTCTCGAGCGCCGACCGGCAGGCCAACATCGCCGGCCGGATCCGGCTCGTCCGCGCGGTCAGCGGCGCCGTCGTCCTCGTCGACGACATCGTCACCACCGGGGCAACCGCCGCGGAGTCGGTCCGCGTTCTGCAAACCAGGGGTGCGGACGTTGCCGCCGTCGTAGCCGTGGCCCACGCCTGA
- a CDS encoding type IV toxin-antitoxin system AbiEi family antitoxin: MAVPFLGREALDAGRLTRHRLRTDFEAVFPGVYAPAGAELSAIGRAQAAYLWTGREGVVAGRSAAAVHGARWVDANRPPEVLWDNRRAPRGLRVWSDRVADDEIVTIRGMRVTTPERTALDIACRYSERRAVALIDALARATKMKPADVELLADRYVGRRGIRAARQTLNRVDAGAESPQETHLRLMVVDNHFPPPQTQIPVYDAYGGLVAELDMGWEGMMIALDYEGDHHRTTRQAFNKGIRRHDAVTELGWNDIRVTSADSEGGVIARLTTAWRQRLCALGENPDAGPPWTHVRRVPKR, translated from the coding sequence ATGGCAGTGCCGTTCCTTGGTCGTGAGGCGCTCGACGCCGGACGGTTGACGCGGCACCGACTCCGGACGGACTTCGAAGCCGTCTTCCCGGGTGTCTATGCGCCCGCGGGTGCCGAACTGAGCGCGATCGGTCGAGCCCAGGCGGCCTACCTGTGGACCGGTCGCGAGGGGGTCGTCGCCGGCCGATCGGCGGCAGCGGTGCACGGCGCGAGATGGGTGGACGCCAATCGGCCGCCGGAAGTGCTGTGGGACAACAGAAGAGCGCCGCGCGGTCTGCGTGTGTGGTCCGATCGCGTTGCCGACGACGAGATCGTGACGATCCGCGGGATGCGGGTGACGACGCCCGAGCGCACTGCACTCGACATTGCATGCCGGTATTCCGAACGCCGTGCCGTGGCACTGATCGATGCTCTCGCCCGCGCCACGAAGATGAAGCCCGCCGACGTCGAACTTCTCGCCGACCGATACGTGGGCCGCCGCGGCATCCGGGCGGCGCGTCAGACGCTGAACCGCGTCGACGCGGGGGCGGAATCGCCGCAGGAGACTCACCTGCGGCTCATGGTCGTCGACAATCACTTTCCGCCACCCCAGACCCAGATCCCGGTGTACGACGCCTACGGCGGATTGGTAGCCGAGCTGGACATGGGGTGGGAGGGCATGATGATCGCGCTCGACTACGAGGGCGATCACCACCGCACGACGCGTCAGGCGTTCAACAAGGGCATCCGCCGCCACGATGCGGTGACCGAACTCGGCTGGAACGACATCCGCGTCACCTCGGCCGACTCCGAGGGCGGCGTCATTGCCCGCCTGACGACGGCGTGGCGTCAACGACTGTGCGCTCTGGGCGAGAATCCGGACGCTGGGCCGCCCTGGACGCACGTTCGACGGGTGCCGAAGCGGTGA
- a CDS encoding QcrA and Rieske domain-containing protein, with translation MDVNEVSEVVVSRKTVLAGAGVGVAAAALAACSSGSDSSSSTSSSAESSSAAAGAALTTTGDVPVGSGVIVGKTVVTQPTAGEYKAFSAVCTHSGCLVNKVADGTIDCPCHGSKFSLDGQVVNGPAKKPLEPVNITVQGESIVQA, from the coding sequence ATGGACGTCAATGAGGTCAGTGAGGTCGTTGTTTCGCGCAAGACGGTGCTCGCCGGGGCCGGGGTGGGAGTGGCCGCCGCGGCGCTCGCGGCGTGCTCGAGCGGATCGGATTCCTCGTCATCGACGTCTTCGTCCGCGGAGTCGTCTTCGGCGGCGGCCGGGGCGGCGCTGACCACGACCGGCGACGTGCCGGTGGGTTCCGGGGTGATCGTCGGCAAGACCGTCGTCACCCAGCCGACGGCCGGCGAGTACAAGGCGTTCTCCGCGGTGTGCACGCACTCTGGGTGCCTGGTCAACAAGGTCGCCGACGGCACCATCGACTGCCCGTGCCATGGGAGCAAGTTCAGCCTCGACGGCCAGGTCGTCAACGGCCCGGCCAAGAAGCCGCTCGAGCCGGTGAACATCACCGTGCAGGGAGAGTCGATCGTCCAGGCGTAG